The Synechocystis sp. PCC 7509 genome includes a window with the following:
- a CDS encoding condensation domain-containing protein, with the protein MSATSQFISEIANLDVQLWVEGEKLRYSAPQGKITPTLLTQMRERKAEIIQLLSQDSAIHPAKKDNLPLSFAQQRLWFVEQLQPHTCTYNEPVALHLVGNLDTAVLEESINEIIRRHEILRTTFIAIAGQPTQVISPSLQVKVTVIDVSNLSKPEVQELADTEAKLPFDLTKLPLIRLTLLKLGDLENILLLTVHHIVWDGWSIGVLIRELSALYRAFSSNQPSPLPKLTIQYADFAVWQRNRLQGKVLAEKLAYWQAQLGNNLPVLQLPTIRPRAEVKTNRGASQSFLLPSNLTEAIQALSQQENVSLFMTLLSAFQVLLWRYTNQEDIVIGTDIANRSHAETESLIGFFMNLLVLRTDLSGNPSFKELLARVRQVTLSAYAHQDLPFEELVKALQPERNLSNTSPLFQVLFVLQNTPMPALDLPGVQLKEWFWRNDTARFDLAIFLTKTPQGIISTWRYSTELFTENAIAKMASHFETLLTNIVSQPHARIDALEMLTEDELKQQAMQKNKRKAFNREQLFKAAPTAINLSANNLVTTTYLQQDRTFPLVIQPVNNEIDLVDWVKSNRDFIEGELIKHGAILFRGFPVNSVAGFENFATAICPQLFGEYGDLPRVGIGNKVYGSTPYPADKAILFHNESSHLHSYPLKIWFFCLQPAQKGGETPIVDCRKAYKILCPQLREKLAKEQLMYVRNYTNDLDVSWQNFFHTSDKSVVEKHCRQAGISFEWYGKDGLITRQIRPAIAIHPKTKEPVFFNQIQLHHIAYLEPETRTSLLSLFAEDKLPRNVYYGDGSSIKNEAIKEINRVYQQSQTSFVWQKGDILMLDNMLAAHGRLPYIGERKIVVAMGEMSNFFKGWRN; encoded by the coding sequence ATGAGCGCTACCAGTCAATTTATCTCTGAGATTGCTAACCTAGATGTCCAGTTGTGGGTAGAGGGAGAAAAGTTACGTTACAGCGCCCCTCAAGGCAAAATTACCCCAACTTTACTAACTCAGATGCGGGAACGCAAAGCCGAGATTATTCAATTACTGAGTCAAGATAGCGCCATTCACCCAGCAAAGAAAGACAATTTACCTCTATCTTTTGCCCAACAACGACTCTGGTTTGTAGAACAACTCCAGCCGCATACCTGCACCTACAACGAACCCGTTGCATTGCATTTAGTGGGCAATCTCGACACCGCCGTATTAGAGGAGAGTATCAACGAAATTATCCGCCGTCATGAGATATTGCGTACTACATTTATAGCGATCGCCGGACAACCTACACAAGTCATCTCTCCCAGTTTGCAAGTAAAAGTAACAGTTATAGATGTCAGCAATTTATCAAAACCGGAGGTGCAAGAATTAGCCGATACCGAAGCTAAGTTACCTTTTGATTTGACAAAGTTACCCTTAATTCGGCTAACTTTGCTCAAACTTGGCGACTTAGAAAACATTTTATTGCTCACCGTACATCATATTGTCTGGGATGGTTGGTCTATAGGGGTGTTAATTCGGGAATTAAGCGCCCTGTATCGCGCCTTCAGCAGCAATCAACCTTCGCCGCTACCAAAATTAACTATTCAGTATGCAGACTTCGCTGTATGGCAGAGAAACCGCTTGCAAGGCAAGGTATTAGCTGAAAAACTAGCTTATTGGCAAGCCCAACTAGGTAACAACCTTCCCGTTTTGCAACTACCGACAATTCGCCCTCGTGCAGAAGTCAAAACTAATCGTGGTGCAAGTCAATCTTTTTTACTACCCTCTAATCTTACTGAGGCAATCCAAGCTCTCAGCCAGCAAGAGAATGTTAGTTTGTTTATGACACTGTTGTCAGCTTTTCAGGTGCTTCTGTGGCGCTATACCAATCAAGAAGACATAGTTATTGGTACAGATATCGCCAATCGCAGCCATGCAGAGACGGAATCATTGATTGGTTTTTTCATGAATCTGTTGGTATTGCGGACAGATTTAAGCGGAAATCCTAGTTTTAAAGAACTACTCGCACGGGTGCGTCAAGTAACGCTATCAGCCTACGCCCATCAAGATTTGCCTTTTGAGGAATTAGTCAAGGCGCTGCAACCAGAACGCAATTTAAGCAATACCTCACCCCTATTTCAGGTATTGTTTGTTCTTCAGAATACACCGATGCCTGCCTTAGATTTGCCAGGAGTGCAGTTGAAAGAATGGTTTTGGCGCAACGATACCGCTAGGTTTGATTTGGCTATTTTTCTGACGAAAACACCCCAAGGAATTATCAGCACTTGGCGCTATAGTACCGAACTATTTACCGAAAATGCGATCGCAAAGATGGCAAGTCATTTTGAAACTTTACTTACCAATATTGTCAGCCAGCCTCATGCGCGAATCGATGCTTTAGAAATGTTGACGGAAGACGAACTTAAACAGCAAGCTATGCAAAAAAACAAGCGTAAAGCTTTTAATCGAGAGCAATTATTTAAAGCTGCGCCTACAGCTATTAATCTATCGGCAAACAACTTAGTTACAACAACTTATTTACAACAAGATCGAACATTTCCTTTAGTTATTCAGCCTGTGAATAACGAGATCGATTTAGTTGATTGGGTTAAAAGTAATCGAGACTTTATAGAAGGTGAGTTAATCAAGCACGGCGCTATTCTATTTAGAGGATTTCCAGTTAATTCTGTAGCTGGCTTTGAAAACTTTGCTACAGCTATTTGTCCGCAGTTATTTGGTGAATATGGCGATTTACCTCGTGTGGGAATAGGTAATAAAGTGTATGGTTCTACACCTTATCCCGCAGACAAAGCGATTTTATTTCACAATGAAAGTTCTCATTTACATTCCTATCCTTTAAAAATTTGGTTTTTCTGTTTACAGCCAGCACAAAAAGGCGGAGAAACACCAATTGTAGATTGTCGCAAAGCTTACAAAATTCTTTGTCCTCAACTGCGAGAAAAATTAGCTAAAGAACAATTAATGTACGTTCGCAACTACACAAATGATTTAGACGTTAGCTGGCAAAACTTTTTTCACACTTCTGATAAAAGTGTAGTAGAAAAACACTGCCGTCAAGCCGGAATTAGTTTTGAATGGTATGGAAAAGATGGGTTAATAACTCGCCAAATTCGTCCGGCGATCGCTATACATCCTAAAACTAAAGAACCTGTATTTTTCAATCAAATTCAGTTACATCATATTGCTTATTTAGAGCCAGAAACTCGCACATCTTTGTTATCATTATTTGCTGAGGATAAGTTACCGCGTAATGTTTATTATGGTGACGGTAGTTCAATTAAAAATGAAGCGATAAAAGAAATAAATCGCGTTTATCAACAGTCTCAAACTAGCTTTGTTTGGCAAAAGGGAGATATTTTAATGCTAGATAATATGTTGGCTGCACACGGAAGATTGCCCTATATAGGAGAGCGCAAAATTGTTGTAGCAATGGGAGAAATGAGTAATTTTTTTAAAGGGTGGAGAAACTAA